From Rutidosis leptorrhynchoides isolate AG116_Rl617_1_P2 unplaced genomic scaffold, CSIRO_AGI_Rlap_v1 contig93, whole genome shotgun sequence, one genomic window encodes:
- the LOC139885285 gene encoding coumaroyl-CoA:anthocyanidin 3-O-glucoside-6''-O-coumaroyltransferase 2-like: MRPLFFYAYPHNLDHFTQITVPSLISSLSQTLKLFYPFASKLILSPPPQKPYVLFTEGDSVSFTVAYCSDYDFDYLVSDETKPVSVLRQFAPRLPPPQVSPDGSSVESLQAIQVTLFPNKGICIGVGSRHVVADGMSFNNFFQSWTSICRSNGVVDSHLIPSFNREAIEDPYDLEHLMLQKWQDYYSSFEECDMDNLFTDRVRSTFLISRSQIEKLKKYFSCFLNNLSSFVVTCSFIWVCLLKSLEESSDDDANDKACCLSVPTNCRNRLGLPATYFGNCIVSTYVVANRSELVGHNGFIVAARAIINNLKELERQGPQRGLQRWVTADEEQFSSLFEVFGSPKFAGQYREDFGWGFPNKAFTLHSDSLNSLSLRRCKDDEGGIQIGLELKRAEMDAFTKHFYQGLKKSFL; the protein is encoded by the coding sequence ATGAGACCACTCTTCTTCTACGCTTACCCCCATAATCTTGACCACTTCACTCAAATAACCGTCCCTTCACTTATATCTTCTCTCTCGCAAACTCTAAAACTATTTTATCCTTTTGCTTCGAAACTCATCCTCTCTCCGCCACCACAAAAGCCGTACGTTCTCTTCACCGAAGGGGATTCTGTTTCTTTCACCGTTGCTTATTGTTCAGATTATGATTTTGATTACCTCGTAAGCGATGAGACAAAACCTGTTAGTGTTTTGCGCCAGTTTGCTCCGAGGCTGCCCCCACCGCAAGTGTCTCCTGACGGATCGAGTGTGGAATCTCTTCAGGCAATCCAAGTAACGCTGTTTCCAAATAAGGGTATCTGCATTGGCGTTGGTTCCAGGCATGTTGTAGCAGATGGGATGTCCTTTAACAACTTCTTTCAGTCCTGGACCTCGATCTGCCGATCCAATGGTGTGGTTGACAGTCATTTGATACCTTCTTTTAACAGAGAAGCAATTGAAGATCCTTATGATCTCGAGCATCTTATGTTGCAGAAGTGGCAAGATTATTACTCAAGCTTCGAAGAATGTGATATGGATAACCTTTTCACAGATAGAGTCAGATCAACTTTTTTGATCAGCCGAAGCCAAATTGAGAAACTAAAAAAATATTTCTCATGCTTCTTAAATAATTTATCTTCATTTGTTGTAACATGTTCATTCATATGGGTATGCTTGTTAAAATCGctagaagaaagcagtgatgatgatgcCAATGACAAGGCATGCTGTCTTTCCGTTCCAACAAATTGTCGCAATAGACTTGGTTTGCCTGCAACATATTTTGGAAATTGCATAGTATCAACCTATGTGGTGGCTAATAGAAGTGAGCTAGTGGGGCATAATGGGTTTATTGTTGCAGCAAGAGCTATCATAAACAACCTAAAAGAACTCGAGAGGCAAGGACCCCAGAGAGGGCTACAAAGGTGGGTCACTGCGGACGAAGAGCAATTTTCTTCGCTATTCGAAGTTTTTGGGTCTCCTAAATTTGCCGGCCAATACAGGGAAGATTTTGGCTGGGGGTTCCCAAATAAGGCATTCACACTTCATTCTGATTCACTAAATTCTTTAAGTTTGCGTAGATGTAAGGATGATGAAGGTGGGATTCAGATTGGGTTGGAACTTAAGAGGGCCGAAATGGATGCTTTTACTAAACACTTTTATCAAGGCTTGAAAAAATCATTCTTATGA